From Microcystis aeruginosa NIES-2549, a single genomic window includes:
- a CDS encoding LysR family transcriptional regulator, with translation MIQATLHQLRVFEATARHSSFTKAAEELFITQPTVSTQVKQLTKAVGLPLFEQIGKRLFLTEAGQELLFTCQEIFKKLDNFQMKVADIKGTRQGKLTLGVITTAKYFVPRLLGAFCQQYPGIDIALQVTNHQKLQERMLNNEDDLYILSQPPEEVELCSQSFLENPLVVVARRDHPLVGQKNLPLECLNHQPFIMRESGSGTRQAVQKLFNLHDIKVRVRLELGSNEAIKQAISGGLGISVLSKHTLISEGENGELTILDVEQFPIQRNWYVCYLAGKQLSVIADAFLKYLLEASQTIPIHAPLKNGDSLLVSH, from the coding sequence TTGATACAGGCAACCCTGCACCAGTTAAGGGTTTTCGAGGCTACCGCTCGACACAGTAGCTTTACCAAGGCGGCCGAGGAGTTATTTATCACTCAACCTACCGTCTCAACCCAAGTCAAACAACTCACAAAAGCCGTGGGTTTACCGCTATTCGAGCAAATTGGCAAACGTTTATTTTTAACCGAAGCGGGTCAGGAATTACTGTTCACCTGTCAAGAGATTTTTAAGAAATTGGACAACTTTCAAATGAAAGTGGCCGATATTAAGGGAACTAGACAGGGAAAGCTAACTTTAGGCGTAATTACTACCGCTAAATACTTTGTACCGCGATTACTAGGGGCATTCTGTCAACAGTATCCCGGTATTGACATTGCCCTGCAAGTGACTAATCATCAGAAACTGCAAGAGCGAATGTTAAATAACGAGGATGACCTGTATATTCTCAGTCAACCGCCGGAAGAAGTGGAACTGTGTTCTCAGTCTTTCCTAGAAAATCCCCTAGTGGTGGTGGCGCGACGAGATCATCCATTGGTGGGACAGAAAAATCTTCCCCTTGAGTGCCTCAACCATCAACCTTTTATTATGCGCGAATCGGGATCTGGAACCAGGCAAGCGGTACAAAAATTATTTAATCTCCACGATATTAAAGTTAGGGTGCGCTTGGAATTAGGCAGTAACGAGGCGATTAAACAGGCTATTTCTGGGGGTTTGGGAATATCGGTACTATCTAAGCATACTCTCATCTCGGAAGGGGAAAACGGCGAATTAACCATCCTCGACGTGGAACAGTTTCCAATTCAGCGCAATTGGTACGTTTGTTATCTGGCCGGAAAACAACTTTCCGTGATTGCCGATGCCTTTTTAAAATACCTGCTGGAAGCTAGTCAAACCATCCCCATTCATGCCCCGTTAAAAAATGGTGACAGCTTATTAGTGAGCCATTAA
- a CDS encoding Uma2 family endonuclease, with protein sequence MVSYLDIDDDLLFPDSDGQPMADNTEQYEWIVKIKENLEIIFADDPRVFIAGDLLWYPLRSTLVSPVAPDVMVAFGRPKGRRGSYRQWQEENIAPQVVFEILSPKNTKAEMSRKLEFYDTYNVEEYYLYNPMRCRLQGWQRQGENLREIIPINDWISPRLGMRFIWDKSSLELYRPDGEKFLTTVELESQMRQEKKRADKEQKRADKEQKRADKEKKRADKEKQRADRLAERLQALGLSLEEE encoded by the coding sequence ATGGTTAGTTATCTTGATATTGACGACGATCTTCTTTTCCCCGATAGTGATGGTCAACCGATGGCAGATAATACCGAACAATATGAGTGGATTGTTAAAATTAAGGAGAATTTAGAAATTATCTTTGCTGATGACCCTAGGGTGTTTATTGCTGGAGATTTACTCTGGTATCCTCTGCGTTCTACTTTGGTTTCACCGGTTGCTCCCGATGTGATGGTAGCTTTTGGCCGTCCCAAAGGACGAAGGGGTTCCTATCGTCAATGGCAGGAGGAAAATATCGCTCCTCAAGTGGTTTTTGAAATTCTATCACCGAAGAATACAAAAGCAGAAATGAGTCGAAAATTAGAGTTTTATGACACATATAATGTAGAAGAATACTATTTATATAATCCCATGCGCTGTCGTTTACAAGGTTGGCAAAGACAGGGAGAAAATTTAAGAGAAATTATCCCCATCAATGACTGGATAAGTCCCCGCTTAGGTATGCGTTTTATCTGGGATAAATCTAGTTTAGAATTGTATCGTCCCGATGGAGAGAAATTTTTAACAACTGTTGAGTTAGAGTCTCAAATGCGTCAAGAAAAGAAACGTGCCGATAAAGAACAGAAACGCGCTGATAAAGAACAGAAACGCGCTGATAAAGAAAAAAAACGTGCTGATAAAGAAAAACAACGTGCAGACCGACTAGCGGAACGCTTACAGGCGTTAGGATTAAGTTTAGAAGAAGAATAA
- the grrM gene encoding cyclophane-forming radical SAM/SPASM peptide maturase GrrM/OscB, translating to MKKTINIDWSDCGPITLVVVQPTSFCNLNCDYCYLPDRHLKNTLSLDLIEPIFQRVFSSRFLQDDFTICWHAGEPLAVPISFYESAFAKIAEVSEKYNQQGYCFRHSVQTNATYINDAWCQLFKKHDVYVGVSLDGPAFIHDIHRQNRKGTGSHAATMRGISFLQKHEIDVSVIAVLTEDSLDYPDEIFNFFWDHGLTDVAFNMEETEGIHSQSSLDKLGIEQRYRQFIARFWELVTAKQGEFKLREFESICSLIYADERLENTDMNRPFMIVNFDNQGNFSTFDPELLSIKTQPYGDFIFGNVLTDSLESICETEKFKQIYADMRGGVDLCRQNCDYFGVCGGGAGSNKYWENGTFNSTDTKACLYRIKCITDIVLDRLENLLEV from the coding sequence ATGAAAAAAACCATAAATATAGATTGGTCGGATTGTGGTCCAATTACTTTAGTAGTCGTGCAGCCGACTTCTTTTTGTAATCTCAATTGTGATTACTGTTATTTACCCGATCGCCATTTAAAAAATACCCTATCCTTAGATTTAATCGAGCCGATTTTTCAGAGGGTTTTTAGTAGTCGTTTTCTCCAAGATGATTTTACCATTTGCTGGCACGCCGGCGAACCCTTAGCAGTTCCCATCAGTTTTTATGAAAGTGCCTTTGCTAAAATTGCGGAAGTTAGCGAGAAATATAATCAGCAGGGTTACTGTTTTCGTCATTCAGTACAAACTAACGCCACTTATATTAACGATGCTTGGTGTCAATTATTTAAAAAGCATGATGTTTATGTGGGAGTCAGTCTTGATGGACCGGCTTTTATTCACGATATCCACCGGCAAAACCGCAAGGGAACTGGCAGTCATGCTGCTACAATGCGGGGGATTTCTTTCTTGCAAAAACATGAAATTGATGTGAGTGTTATCGCTGTTTTAACAGAAGATTCCCTCGACTATCCCGACGAAATTTTTAACTTTTTTTGGGATCATGGTCTTACCGATGTGGCTTTTAATATGGAAGAAACTGAGGGTATTCATTCACAATCTTCCTTAGATAAATTAGGTATTGAACAACGTTATCGCCAGTTTATTGCCAGATTTTGGGAGTTAGTCACGGCCAAACAAGGAGAATTTAAGCTGCGGGAATTTGAATCTATCTGTAGTTTGATTTATGCCGATGAACGCTTAGAAAATACCGATATGAATCGACCTTTTATGATTGTCAATTTTGATAATCAAGGTAATTTTTCCACCTTTGATCCGGAATTACTATCGATTAAAACCCAACCCTACGGCGATTTTATCTTTGGTAATGTTTTGACCGATTCTCTGGAATCTATCTGTGAAACCGAGAAATTTAAACAAATTTACGCTGATATGCGCGGTGGAGTCGATTTATGTCGGCAAAACTGTGATTATTTTGGGGTTTGTGGGGGTGGTGCCGGTAGTAACAAATATTGGGAAAATGGCACTTTCAACTCCACAGATACTAAAGCCTGTTTATACCGAATTAAGTGTATCACCGATATCGTTCTTGATCGCCTAGAAAATTTATTAGAAGTTTAA
- a CDS encoding murein transglycosylase A: protein MKHLLTLLPLSLGLIALTPANLPLERFEISQLGTSTGYDERLLTDKKTLLQAIDHSLRYLNSSAAIRAYQNYPIPEITRQRVQRSLVRFRQLVQNSPTPAALQKAVKKEFIWYRSLGNDSQGNVKFTGYFEPIYQASRQKNADYKYPLYRRPSNFSRWSKPHPARVELEGKDGLLGKNSRLAGYELVWLKDRLEAYLVHVQGSAKLRLPDGQIMSIGFDGNTEHPYTSLGKEMIADGIFPAEGLTLPMVLDFLRSNPEQLKNYIPRNNRFIFFRETHGAPATGSIGVPVLPERSIATDKSIFPPGALAVIETEIPQGNLNKKLVSRYVLDQDTGSAIKGAGRVDIFMGTGKNAGERAGLINTPGQLYYLLLRE, encoded by the coding sequence ATGAAACACCTTTTGACACTCCTCCCCCTCAGCTTGGGATTAATTGCCCTCACCCCCGCAAATTTGCCCCTAGAACGTTTTGAAATCTCACAATTAGGAACATCTACGGGATACGATGAACGACTGCTAACCGACAAAAAAACCCTCCTACAAGCGATCGATCATAGTTTACGTTATCTGAATAGCTCGGCAGCAATCCGCGCCTATCAAAATTATCCTATTCCTGAAATAACTCGTCAGCGAGTGCAGCGTTCCTTAGTACGTTTTCGTCAATTAGTGCAGAATTCTCCCACTCCCGCAGCTCTACAAAAGGCAGTTAAAAAAGAATTTATTTGGTATCGTTCTTTGGGTAATGATAGCCAAGGAAATGTTAAATTTACTGGTTATTTTGAGCCAATTTATCAAGCAAGTCGGCAAAAAAACGCCGATTATAAATATCCTCTCTATCGCCGACCTTCTAACTTTTCTCGCTGGTCAAAACCCCATCCAGCTAGGGTAGAATTAGAGGGAAAAGATGGTTTACTGGGGAAAAATAGCCGTCTAGCGGGATACGAATTAGTCTGGTTAAAAGATCGCTTAGAAGCTTATTTAGTTCATGTGCAAGGTTCGGCGAAATTACGTTTACCTGATGGTCAAATTATGAGCATTGGTTTTGATGGCAATACCGAGCATCCCTACACAAGTCTGGGAAAAGAAATGATTGCCGATGGTATTTTTCCCGCCGAGGGGTTAACCTTACCAATGGTTTTGGATTTTCTCAGAAGTAATCCTGAGCAATTAAAGAATTATATTCCCCGCAATAATAGGTTTATTTTCTTTCGAGAAACCCACGGCGCACCCGCCACTGGTAGTATTGGAGTTCCAGTTTTACCCGAAAGATCGATCGCCACAGATAAAAGTATTTTTCCCCCCGGTGCTTTAGCAGTAATTGAGACAGAAATTCCCCAGGGAAATCTTAATAAAAAATTAGTTAGTCGCTATGTTCTCGATCAAGATACTGGCAGCGCGATTAAAGGTGCTGGTAGGGTAGATATTTTTATGGGAACAGGAAAAAATGCGGGTGAGCGAGCCGGTTTAATTAATACTCCGGGTCAATTATATTATTTATTATTGAGGGAATAG
- a CDS encoding hemolysin family protein: MDNQDLLTRLILVFLLIVLNAFFVAAEFSLVSVRRTRISQLVAAGDVPAQTVQSLQRSLDRLLSTTQLGITLSSLALGWIGESTMTVFVRKLLSFLPFSLNWQNLLSHGFSLCLAFLIVAYLQIVFGELYPKSLALIYAEPMARLLAAPIGVISRIFKPFIGILNQSTRFLLVLTRIPEVDLQRSSRVTSEELQLIISMEGELTGLEAAERKILNNVFQFSEITAAEIMVPHNRLIAIPSTATFEELLLQVVNSGYSCYPVEGDSGDDIRGLIDFKDLALPLAEGQLNLTTPIKPWLKPARFFPETTALNELLTVMRESSLKMVIIVDEFGRTAGLLTLKDLIGEILGTFSPSDESGTVKYQLLDESTFLVQAQMNLEDVNKALNLSLPLADEYQTLAGFVLHHWQKIPKVGEQLYYQNLEFTIISKVGPRLEQIKIYRQQLS; this comes from the coding sequence ATGGATAATCAGGATTTATTGACTCGTTTAATTTTAGTCTTTTTACTAATCGTCCTCAATGCTTTTTTCGTAGCGGCCGAATTTTCGCTTGTGTCTGTCCGTCGTACCCGCATCAGTCAGCTAGTGGCTGCGGGAGATGTGCCAGCGCAGACGGTCCAATCTCTACAAAGAAGTCTCGATCGCTTACTTTCCACTACCCAATTAGGTATCACCCTTTCTAGTTTAGCTTTAGGTTGGATCGGGGAGAGTACCATGACCGTTTTTGTGAGGAAATTACTAAGTTTTTTACCCTTTTCTTTAAACTGGCAAAATCTTCTCTCCCATGGCTTCTCTCTTTGTCTAGCTTTTTTAATCGTGGCCTATCTCCAGATAGTTTTTGGGGAACTTTATCCCAAATCCCTAGCTTTAATTTATGCCGAACCGATGGCGCGATTATTAGCCGCACCTATTGGGGTTATTTCCAGGATTTTTAAGCCTTTTATCGGTATTCTAAATCAATCAACTCGTTTTTTATTGGTTTTAACCCGTATCCCCGAAGTGGATCTACAGCGTTCTAGTCGGGTAACTTCCGAGGAATTACAATTAATTATCAGCATGGAAGGGGAATTAACGGGATTAGAAGCAGCGGAAAGGAAAATTTTAAATAATGTTTTCCAGTTTAGCGAAATCACTGCCGCAGAAATCATGGTTCCCCATAACCGTTTAATAGCTATTCCCTCGACCGCAACTTTTGAGGAATTACTGCTCCAAGTAGTTAACAGCGGCTATTCTTGTTATCCTGTGGAAGGAGATTCCGGTGATGATATCCGTGGTCTGATCGATTTTAAAGATTTAGCTTTACCCCTTGCCGAAGGTCAGTTAAATTTAACAACCCCGATTAAACCTTGGTTAAAACCTGCGCGTTTTTTCCCCGAAACCACTGCTTTAAATGAATTACTAACAGTGATGCGGGAATCATCCTTAAAGATGGTTATCATTGTGGATGAATTTGGCAGAACAGCCGGTTTATTAACCCTAAAAGATTTAATCGGCGAGATTCTGGGAACTTTTTCCCCTAGTGATGAATCAGGAACAGTAAAATATCAACTCCTCGATGAATCGACTTTTCTCGTACAAGCACAAATGAATTTAGAGGACGTGAACAAAGCATTAAATTTAAGTTTACCCTTGGCCGATGAATACCAAACCCTAGCTGGTTTTGTCCTCCATCATTGGCAAAAAATACCGAAGGTGGGAGAACAATTATATTACCAAAATTTAGAATTTACCATCATTTCTAAGGTCGGCCCTCGCTTGGAACAAATTAAGATTTATCGGCAACAACTATCCTAA
- the ltrA gene encoding group II intron reverse transcriptase/maturase, producing MSKAQEAEWIQVDWTNIQYTVSKLQSKIYEASLKGDKSSVVKYQKILINSFKAKLLAVRRVTQDNKGKRTAGIDGKKILNYEERIKLAENLKLDGKATPLRRVEIPKSNGKTRNLGIPTIEDRAKQALAKMALEPEWEAKFEPNSYGFRPGRGCHDAIDAIELQVRRKTKYVLDADISGCFDNIKHSAIIEKCNTFPVMETQIRAWLKSGVMVGDVFHQTEKGTPQGGVISPLLANIALHGLETHISTKFPCRKTRIGQTNGKMEEIGEARLIRYADDFVVLHAREETIKAVKIEVENWLKDLGLSLNPEKTRIGHTKEEYNGEKPGLDFLGFNIRTHDIGKYKSNKKGNGEPLMMLTKVKPSEKSVEQFINNIKEILNSGHDKAPIIMINQLSWLIRGWANYFKIGSHSWETFGRLEFHRLNKLYLNWGRKRFAKEGIGYISKKIFHQTSKSKYTFGWKIGDKKYTVPTLYDFPYTQHIKVKGNKSPYDGDWVYWTKRMADHPQAPKDITYGIKQQQGKCYICGQNLTVEDSLEIHHIDGNRENNKKTNKAIVHNYCHKSHHRMAVSLQEILDVA from the coding sequence ATGTCTAAGGCTCAAGAAGCAGAATGGATACAAGTGGATTGGACAAACATCCAATACACCGTATCAAAGTTACAATCCAAAATTTACGAAGCATCCCTAAAGGGTGACAAAAGTTCGGTTGTTAAATACCAGAAAATCCTAATTAACTCTTTCAAAGCTAAATTACTAGCCGTAAGAAGAGTGACACAGGATAACAAAGGTAAGAGAACGGCAGGAATAGACGGCAAGAAAATCCTCAATTACGAGGAAAGAATCAAACTAGCTGAAAACCTGAAACTAGATGGTAAGGCAACGCCACTGAGGAGAGTAGAAATACCCAAATCAAACGGAAAAACCAGAAATCTAGGAATCCCCACCATAGAGGATAGAGCCAAGCAAGCATTAGCGAAAATGGCACTAGAACCCGAATGGGAAGCTAAATTCGAGCCTAACAGCTACGGATTCAGACCAGGTAGAGGCTGTCATGATGCTATAGATGCCATCGAACTCCAAGTCCGTCGAAAAACCAAGTACGTCTTGGATGCGGATATCAGTGGCTGTTTTGATAACATCAAACACTCAGCGATAATCGAGAAATGCAATACTTTTCCAGTCATGGAAACCCAAATCAGAGCTTGGCTAAAAAGCGGAGTAATGGTGGGGGATGTATTTCATCAAACCGAAAAAGGCACACCACAGGGGGGAGTAATATCTCCGTTACTGGCAAACATAGCTTTACACGGTTTAGAAACTCACATTTCAACCAAATTCCCTTGTAGAAAGACCAGAATAGGTCAGACTAACGGAAAAATGGAGGAAATAGGGGAAGCTAGATTAATCAGATACGCTGATGACTTTGTTGTACTTCATGCCAGAGAAGAAACAATCAAAGCAGTCAAGATTGAGGTAGAGAACTGGCTAAAGGATTTGGGATTAAGCCTAAATCCTGAAAAAACCAGAATAGGTCATACTAAAGAGGAATACAACGGTGAAAAACCTGGACTTGACTTTTTGGGATTTAATATCAGAACCCATGATATAGGGAAATATAAATCCAATAAGAAAGGAAATGGGGAACCACTAATGATGTTAACTAAAGTTAAACCATCGGAGAAATCGGTGGAACAATTTATCAACAACATCAAAGAAATCCTCAATAGTGGACACGATAAAGCCCCGATAATAATGATTAACCAATTAAGCTGGTTAATCAGAGGATGGGCAAACTACTTCAAAATAGGAAGCCATTCATGGGAAACCTTTGGGCGACTAGAATTTCACAGGCTAAACAAGCTATACCTAAACTGGGGAAGGAAAAGATTCGCCAAAGAAGGAATAGGGTACATTAGTAAAAAAATATTCCACCAAACATCCAAATCCAAATACACTTTCGGATGGAAGATTGGAGACAAAAAATATACAGTACCTACCCTATACGATTTCCCATACACCCAACATATCAAGGTAAAAGGAAATAAAAGCCCTTACGACGGAGATTGGGTATATTGGACAAAAAGAATGGCAGACCATCCGCAAGCCCCAAAAGATATAACTTACGGGATAAAACAGCAGCAAGGTAAATGCTACATCTGTGGACAAAACCTAACTGTAGAAGATTCCCTAGAGATACATCATATAGACGGAAACAGGGAAAACAACAAAAAAACGAACAAGGCAATAGTGCATAACTACTGTCACAAGTCACACCATAGAATGGCGGTATCTCTCCAAGAGATATTGGATGTAGCTTGA
- a CDS encoding DNA adenine methylase: protein MSKIAKKLSNSPFRYPGGKFYARKLILACLPSHHKYCEPFAGGASIFFAKESVAENILNDKDEELMNCYRHIKDHLDSLIELLKDLNATKELHNYYKNEFQPANDLERAMRWYYLNRTSYSGIMKLENCYWGYGDKYSMRPENWPSHLKTTSEKLQNVNLSCLDFEDLINQLPDDYFLFVDPPYFQADQNKFYSCFFSLEDHERLCKTLKKHQHRFKFLLTYDNCSEIREMYDWCISLQDNEWNYTINRTDDQKNGLKLEHGYQSERRKGKEVFIANYDLEKPARFTPLQLSLFDVS, encoded by the coding sequence ATGTCCAAAATCGCTAAAAAACTTAGTAATTCTCCTTTTCGTTATCCTGGCGGTAAATTTTATGCCCGTAAGCTAATCTTAGCTTGTCTTCCTAGTCACCATAAGTATTGTGAACCTTTTGCGGGGGGAGCATCTATATTCTTTGCTAAGGAAAGTGTAGCAGAGAATATTCTCAATGACAAAGATGAGGAATTAATGAACTGTTATCGACATATCAAAGATCATCTTGATAGTCTAATTGAATTATTAAAAGATCTAAACGCTACCAAAGAATTACACAATTATTATAAAAATGAATTTCAACCAGCCAATGACCTAGAAAGAGCCATGCGTTGGTATTATCTAAATAGAACTTCCTACTCAGGAATTATGAAACTTGAAAATTGTTATTGGGGCTATGGTGATAAGTATTCTATGCGTCCTGAAAACTGGCCTTCTCACCTAAAAACCACTTCGGAAAAACTGCAAAATGTCAATTTATCTTGTTTAGATTTTGAAGATTTAATCAATCAATTACCCGATGATTACTTTTTATTTGTCGATCCTCCTTACTTTCAAGCAGATCAAAATAAATTCTATTCCTGCTTCTTCAGTCTAGAAGATCATGAAAGGTTATGTAAGACGTTGAAAAAACATCAACATCGATTTAAATTTCTTTTGACTTATGATAATTGCTCCGAAATTAGAGAAATGTATGATTGGTGTATTTCTTTACAAGATAATGAATGGAATTACACTATTAATCGAACTGATGATCAAAAAAATGGTTTAAAATTAGAACATGGTTATCAGAGTGAAAGACGCAAGGGCAAGGAGGTATTTATTGCTAATTATGATCTTGAGAAACCTGCAAGATTTACACCTCTACAATTAAGTTTATTCGATGTATCTTGA
- a CDS encoding helix-turn-helix domain-containing protein has protein sequence MAKDNLAQFGRCLHNARIQKGLSQERLAEAANLDRTYISLLERGKRNPSLLCLISLCRALNISLSELFNTMSINSDVNTDDVRRFD, from the coding sequence ATGGCAAAGGACAATTTAGCTCAATTTGGCAGATGTTTACATAATGCTCGTATTCAAAAGGGTTTATCCCAAGAAAGGTTGGCCGAAGCGGCCAATTTGGATAGAACTTACATCAGTCTTCTTGAACGTGGTAAAAGGAATCCTTCTTTACTATGCTTGATTTCTTTATGTAGAGCATTAAACATAAGTCTTTCGGAGCTTTTTAACACTATGTCTATAAATTCCGATGTAAATACTGATGATGTCAGAAGATTTGATTAA
- the tkt gene encoding transketolase, producing MVVASQSLEELCINAVRFLAVDAVEKAKSGHPGLPMGAAPMAFVLWDQFLRFNPKNPQWVNRDRFVLSAGHGCMLQYALMYLTGYDSVPLEEIKQFRQWKSKTPGHPENFVTEGVEVTTGPLGQGIANGVGLALAEAHLAARFNKPDAKIIDHYTYVILGDGCNMEGISGEACSLAGHWGLGKLIALYDDNHISIDGSTDIAFTEDVSKRFEAYGWHVQHVENGNTDLDAIANAIAAAKAVTDKPSMIKITTTIGYGSPNKSNTADVHGAALGATEIELTRKALGWQYEPFVVPDEVLNRFRQAVDKGATAETDWNKLFNEYQAKYPAEAALFEQLTTGQLPEGWEQALPVYKPEDKALASRKHSEICLNALAGVLPGLIGGSADLTHSNYTELEHFGNFQKGSYQERNVHFGVREHAMGAICNGIALHNTGLIPYGATFLIFTDYMRNSIRLSALSETRVIWVMTHDSIALGEDGPTHQPVEHVASLRAIPNLLVMRPGDGTETSGAYKVAVSETKRPTLLALSRQNLPNLAGTSLAGVAKGAYIITDCEGTPDVILIGTGGELYLCDKAAAVLKEAGIKARVVSMPCWELFEEQSAEYKESVLPKAVKKRLAVEAGSTMGWHRYITDEGDVLGVDTFGASAPGGVILEKFGFTVDNVVAKAKALLG from the coding sequence ATGGTTGTCGCCTCCCAATCCCTCGAAGAACTTTGTATTAATGCCGTGCGTTTTTTAGCGGTGGATGCCGTGGAAAAAGCTAAATCCGGACACCCCGGACTGCCCATGGGAGCCGCTCCCATGGCCTTTGTTCTCTGGGATCAATTCCTGCGTTTTAACCCGAAAAACCCCCAATGGGTCAATCGAGATCGTTTTGTTCTCTCCGCCGGTCACGGTTGTATGCTGCAGTACGCTTTGATGTACCTGACCGGATACGATAGCGTTCCCCTAGAGGAAATTAAACAATTCCGGCAGTGGAAATCGAAAACCCCCGGCCACCCCGAAAATTTCGTCACGGAAGGGGTGGAAGTGACCACCGGTCCTCTGGGTCAAGGGATTGCCAATGGTGTGGGTTTGGCCCTAGCAGAAGCCCATTTAGCGGCCCGTTTCAACAAACCGGATGCCAAAATTATCGACCATTACACCTATGTGATTTTGGGTGATGGTTGCAATATGGAGGGAATTTCCGGGGAAGCTTGTTCTTTAGCCGGTCACTGGGGTTTAGGCAAGTTAATCGCTCTCTACGATGATAACCATATCTCGATCGATGGTTCCACCGATATCGCTTTTACCGAGGACGTGAGCAAGCGTTTTGAAGCCTACGGTTGGCACGTTCAGCACGTCGAGAATGGTAACACCGATTTAGATGCCATTGCCAATGCGATCGCAGCTGCCAAAGCTGTCACCGATAAACCCTCGATGATTAAAATCACCACCACCATCGGTTATGGTTCCCCCAATAAGTCTAATACCGCCGATGTTCACGGGGCAGCTTTAGGAGCAACGGAAATCGAGTTAACCCGGAAAGCCTTAGGTTGGCAGTACGAGCCGTTTGTGGTTCCCGATGAGGTGTTAAATCGTTTCCGACAAGCAGTGGACAAGGGAGCGACGGCAGAAACGGACTGGAATAAGTTATTTAACGAATATCAGGCTAAATATCCCGCAGAAGCCGCTTTATTTGAACAGTTAACCACCGGTCAACTGCCGGAAGGTTGGGAGCAAGCTTTACCGGTTTATAAACCCGAAGATAAGGCTCTCGCTAGTCGTAAACACTCGGAAATCTGCTTAAATGCCCTTGCGGGGGTTTTACCCGGTTTAATCGGTGGTTCGGCGGATTTAACCCACTCTAACTACACGGAATTAGAGCATTTTGGTAATTTCCAAAAAGGCAGTTATCAGGAGCGTAACGTCCATTTTGGCGTGCGGGAACACGCGATGGGGGCGATTTGTAACGGGATTGCTCTCCATAACACGGGATTGATTCCCTACGGGGCAACTTTCCTGATTTTCACCGACTATATGCGGAATTCTATCCGTTTATCGGCATTGTCAGAAACCCGCGTCATCTGGGTAATGACTCACGATTCCATTGCCCTCGGGGAAGATGGACCGACTCACCAACCCGTGGAACACGTTGCTTCTCTGCGCGCTATTCCTAACCTGTTAGTCATGCGTCCGGGAGATGGTACGGAAACTTCCGGTGCTTATAAAGTAGCGGTGAGCGAAACTAAGCGCCCGACGTTACTAGCATTATCCCGTCAAAATCTGCCCAATTTAGCGGGAACTTCCCTTGCGGGTGTGGCTAAAGGTGCTTATATTATCACCGATTGTGAAGGTACTCCCGATGTCATTCTCATCGGTACGGGTGGCGAGTTGTATCTCTGCGATAAAGCGGCTGCGGTGTTAAAAGAGGCAGGAATTAAAGCTCGCGTCGTTTCTATGCCCTGTTGGGAGCTATTCGAGGAACAATCGGCAGAATACAAAGAATCGGTACTGCCGAAAGCAGTGAAAAAACGTCTCGCGGTGGAAGCGGGTTCAACTATGGGTTGGCATCGCTACATCACCGATGAGGGGGATGTGTTGGGGGTTGATACCTTCGGCGCTTCTGCTCCGGGGGGTGTGATTCTAGAGAAGTTCGGTTTTACCGTGGATAACGTGGTAGCGAAGGCAAAAGCGTTGTTAGGTTAA